In Chrysoperla carnea chromosome 2, inChrCarn1.1, whole genome shotgun sequence, the following proteins share a genomic window:
- the LOC123292302 gene encoding serine/threonine-protein kinase VRK1-like, translating to MRRRRSSETSLEHPLPKKRVHNEAIPEDIKCGDVITDIKSKKWRLGKLVGSGAFGKIYLVSDSSDRETSGREEYVAKVEPHDNGPLFVEMNFYLRAGKLEMIQEWLNKKVILDIGMPHYVTMGSYRTLKDRYRFLILPRYGTDLETIFQKKNKQFSLKTVLTVSIQVLDILEYLHSKGYVHSDIKGSNLLLGTDYKKDRDKWLNYSKKFKSQRLIRACGYREKCPNQVYLLDYGLASRFLTSDGEHKEYCDDERKAHAGTVQFCSRDAHRGCTSRRSDLESLGYNMLYWLTAKLPWDHLLETDDPDQIHRYKCDAVDNLENFLTNVLGNSFPTCIYKYLDYVKNLDFEQKPDYDYCRKLLCTGLIEFGYSNDNYLDFDQNCDMLNKKKLLLKKVKKNSENIRGIYKIPTKTAMMYDRKPFGVNSQVMLKKPKLRSHPRESRNSFNWADVLSSNPEKLIKMSCDSRSRKNTESSDTYESNILNIDISKLNPTYAMIDVINRAQERLNNNIKSNRWEIGDKKYEGYTPVMEYIFDRKITREKEELEKELEMIRLAKEAALVETAKTTINSNNQSPMRTRSKGKAVMYTLPTTLNKKREKAKQAKKIRVAAMTANHPRSCYSLRG from the exons ATGCGACGAAGACGTAGTTCAGAAACATCGTTGGAACATCCATTGCCAAAAAAACGTGTACATAATGAAGCGATTCCGGAAGACATAAAATGTGGTGATGTAATTACAGatattaaatccaaaaaatggCGTTTAGGTAAATTAGTCGGATCTGGAgcgtttggaaaaatttatttagtatcgGATTCATCAGACCGAGAAACCAGCGGCCGTGAAGAATATGTTGCAAAAGTTGAACCACATGATAATGGTCCGTTATTTgtcgaaatgaatttttatttacgagCGGGAAAATTGGAGATGA tTCAAGAATGGCTAAACAAGAAAGTAATCCTTGACATTGGCATGCCGCATTACGTTACAATGGGATCGTATCGGACATTAAAAGATCGATATAGATTCTTAATATTACCACGTTACGGTACCGATTTAGAAACaattttccaaaagaaaaataaacaattcagcTTAAAAACTGTATTAACTGTATCTATACAAGTACTAGACATTCTTGAATATTTGCATAGCAAAGGATACGTTCATTCGGATATAAAAGGCTCAAATTTATTACTGGGTACCGATTATAAAAAAGATCGTGATAAATGgctaaattattcaaaaaaatttaagtcaCAGCGATTAATTCGAGCTTGTGGTTATCGAGAGAAATGTCCCAATCAAGTATATTTACTTGACTATGGTTTAGCTAGTCGTTTTTTAACCAGTGACGGCGAGCATAAAGAATATTGTGACGATGAACGTAAAGCTCATGCTGGTACCGTGCAATTTTGTTCACGTGATGCGCATAGAGGATGTACATCACGGCGATCTGACTTGGAAAGTTTAggttataatatgttatattggTTAACAGCAAAACTTCCATGGGATCATTTGTTAGAAACTGATGATCCGGATCAAATCCATAGATACAAATGTGATGCAGTGGATAATTTAGAGAATTTCCTGACAAATGTGTTAGGTAATTCATTTCCtacatgtatttataaatatttagattatgTGAAAAATTTGGACTTTGAACAAAAACCCGATTACgattattgtagaaaattattGTGTACGGGCTTGATTGAATTTGGTTATAGTAACGATAATTATCTAGATTTTGATCAAAACTGTGATATGcttaacaagaaaaaattattacttaagaaagtgaaaaaaaattcggaaaatatacgtggaatttataaaataccaaCGAAAACGGCAATGATGTATGATCGTAAACCATTTGGTGTAAACTCTCAAGTCatgttaaaaaaaccaaaattacgATCACATCCCAGAGAATCACGTAACTCATTCAATTGGGCTGACGTTTTATCTTCGAATCCAGAAAAACTCATCAAAATGAGTTGTGATAGTCGATCACGTAAAAATACAGAGAGTAGTGATACATATGaatcaaacattttaaacatagaTATATCCAAATTAAATCCTACATATGCAATGATAGATGTGATAAATCGAGCGCAAGAGcgtttgaataataatataaaaagtaatcgATGGGAAATAGGTGATAAAAAGTATGAAGGTTATACACCGGTAATGGAATATATTTTTGACCGTAAAATAACACGAGAAAAAGAAGAATTAGAAAAAGAATTGGAAATGATTAGATTGGCTAAAGAAGCAGCACTCGTTGAAACCGCTAAAACAACTATCAATTCTAATAATCAGTCGCCAATGAGGACACGATCTAAGGGAAAAGCGGTTATGTATACATTACCAACcacattaaataaaa agaGAGAAAAGGCTAAACAAGCTAAGAAAATTCGTGTAGCTGCTATGACTGCGAATCATCCACGTAGCTGTTACAGTTTAAGAGGATAA
- the LOC123293324 gene encoding translin-associated protein X: MSGKGYGGRNSHHRRYGGHRNVDKSKSIVVGDKSREVMESINENSPVIQMFKQYSAELDAKHDRYERIVKTSRDITIESKRIIFLLHNVDRDSKKDSILKEAEQRLSTLVNAFFKVIAFELEKQDPYQFSRAYSAGLQEYIEALTFFQYLSNKTIEDFAAIQKTLKYMVTDLDKKLKSSEDSPPNDSPRNEREICTLLPPSEYILGLADLTGELMRKCINNLSSGNVEGCFQTCDFVRNIYKGFLGISNAHNSKEIGRKCYILKQSLTKMELVCYNIVVRGSEIPQHMLATVVTQTSDPDSTEDEGYY; the protein is encoded by the exons atgtctggaaaag GTTACGGTGGAAGAAATTCTCACCATCGTCGATATGGTGGACATCGCAATGTGGATAAATCGAAATCGATTGTTGTTGGTGATAAAAGTCGCGAAGTAATGGAAAGTATTAATGAAAATTCACCAGTAATTcaaatgtttaaacaatattcagCTGAATTGGATGCAAAACATGATCGTTACGAGCGAATTGTTAAAACTAGCCGTGATATTACAATCGAAAGTAAAcgaattatatttcttttacacAATGTCGACAGGGATAGCAAAAAAGATAGTATTCTAAAGGAAGCTGAACAACGATTATCAACGTTAGTGAatgctttttttaaagtaattgcATTTGAGTTGGAGAAACAAGATCCGTATCAATTTTCCCGTGCTTATTCAGCCGGTCTACAGGAATATATTGAAgcattaactttttttcaatatttaagcaACAAAACAATCGAAGACTTTGCTGCCAttcaaaaaactttgaaatatatGGTAACAGATCtcgataaaaaattgaaatcatctGAAGATTCTCCACCTAATGATAGTCCACGCAATGAACGTGAAATATGTACTTTATTACCACCATCTGAATATATTCTAGGTTTAGCTGATTTGACTGGTGAATTAATGcgtaaatgtataaataatttaagttcgGGAAATGTAGAGGGCTGTTTTCAAACATGTGATTTCGTACGAAATATTTATAAGGGCTTCTTAGGTATTAGTAATGCACACAATTCTAAAGAAATTGGtagaaaatgttatattttaaaacaaagtttaaCTAAAATGGAATTagtttgttataatattgtAGTACGAGGTAGTGAGATACCCCAACACATGCTGGCCACAGTTGTTACACAAACTTCAGATCCTGATAGTACTGAGGACGAAGGATATTATTAA
- the LOC123292447 gene encoding ZZ-type zinc finger-containing protein 3: protein MNDDDTSEFYFESEHLALKNNKDYHKLIKCISILEAQRTQAIRDIDTLKLIEKNILDDPESLLKNLKNGINLNIPNRQIIAEIPKIDWLKYSKYLPSDFQLPVDSVKTEKKTENMNEIVNQINDEKKTESHNRLWTIEEQKRLEELLVTYPPEPVEMRRFAKIAKALGNRSTKQVCSRVQKYFIKLHKAGLPIPGRIPKTIDKKGMNHKHQRFNRFLYRPSTFFPNNEVPVHMTEFDDDVPGPSSQAYSNNVSSSFPIKTETYQINNDSDDSQISSSKYELNRKIDLLRKVKADKERGVSYCVHTNFKCNFCSEIPIVGTRWQCEDCTSVNFCSECVVSQMDSDKPHSFFHRITPIRYAKTQLTNDMLSNKDELNQRNFLIANSLSNNSTNTTVENAVDEGDVKIKEEPSNNIYDEDYFPSSFGESSETQYYNYLDPNFLPE from the exons ATGAATGACGACGATACTAGTGAGTTTTATTTTGAATCAGAACAtttagcattaaaaaataataaagattaccataaattaataaaatgtatatcaatTTTGGAAGCACAACGGACTCAAGCTATACGAGATATCGATACATTAAAACTTATCGAAAAGAATATATTAGATGATCCGGAAAGtttgctaaaaaatttaaaaaatggaataaatttgaatataccAAATCGACAAATTATTGCTGAAATACCAAAAATTGATTGGCTtaagtattcaaaatatttaccaaGTGATTTTCAATTACCTGTTGATAGtgtgaaaactgaaaagaaaactGAGAATATGAATGAAATTGTTAATCAAATTAATGATGAAAAGAAAACTGAATCACATAATCGATTGTGGACAATTGAAGAACAAAAACGATTAGAAGAATTATTGGTAACTTATCCACCGGAACCGGTAGAAATGAGGCGTTTTGCGAAGATTGCAAAAGCATTAGGAAATCGTTCGACAAAACAAGTTTGTAGCCGTGTTCAAAAgtactttattaaattacataaagcTGGTTTACCAATACCTGGACGGATACCGAAAACAATTGATAAGAAAG GCATGAATCACAAACATCAGCGCTTCAATCGATTTTTGTATCGACCCTCAACATTCTTTCCAAATAATGAGGTACCTGTTCATATGACTGAATTTGATGACGATGTTCCAGGACCTAGTTCACAAGCTTATTCAAATAATGTATCTTCATCGTTCCCAATAAAAACTGAGACTTATCAAATCAATAACGATTCGGATGATTCTCAAATTAGTTCATCTAAATATGAATTAAACCGTAAAATCGATTTATTACGAAAAGTTAAAGCTGATAAAGAACGTGGTGTTTCATATTGTGTTCAcactaattttaaatgtaacttTTGTAGTGAAATTCCAATAGTTGGAACTCGATGGCAATGTGAAGATTGTACATCAGTCAATTTTTGTAGTGAATGTGTTGTAAGTCAAATGGATTCCGATAAACCACACTCATTTTTTCATCGCATAACGCCCATAAGATATGCTAAAACACAATTGACTAACGATATGCTTAGTAATAAAGATGAATTAAATCAACGAAATTTCTTGATCGCTAATAGTTTAAGTAATAATTCAACAAACACTACTGTAGAAAATGCTGTTGATGAAGGAGATGTGAAAATTAAAGAGGAACCAtcgaataatatttatgatgaaGATTATTTTCCAAGTAGCTTTGGTGAAAGTAGTGAAACACAgtattacaattatttagatccaaattttttaccagaataa
- the LOC123292717 gene encoding uncharacterized protein K02A2.6-like, translating into MKFRALVLQELHETHMGIVKSKALVRSYVWWPKIDADIEETIKHCIPCNSVKDNPQKASLIPWEWSTKPWQRLHLDYLGPVSGRYYSHSKWLEAFPTKSMSTEVTIQILRQVFARFGLPEVLVSDNYSAFESENFQRFIKRNGIEHKSGAPYYPASNGAAENSVKTIKRLLKTALMESTSSDLNKALNSFLLQYRNIPYATSNVSPAQALLGRNLRTRLDLLRPMPSKTSTRVEEKQKQQISSHAGKTPSQEKFQKGGKKWVEGKIIKCLGPRRRRVYIPEIGKTWIRHLDQLRVAAQESNSSVDKMDAPNRLRESPKKTTINDTETTTCSKTRSEPVQQIPEELNQEPAKDQSPIAVEIKELPKRNRTVPRRLIEEM; encoded by the coding sequence ATGAAATTTCGTGCTTTAGTACTTCAAGAATTACATGAAACTCATATGGGCATAGTAAAAAGCAAGGCACTAGTAAGGTCATATGTATGGTGGCCAAAAATCGACGCAGACATCGAAGAAACTATCAAGCATTGCATACCCTGCAATTCAGTTAAAGACAATCCCCAGAAAGCTTCTTTAATTCCATGGGAATGGTCGACAAAACCATGGCAAAGGCTTCACTTGGATTATTTGGGACCAGTTTCAGGTCGGTATTACAGTCACTCAAAATGGTTGGAAGCTTTTCCAACAAAATCAATGTCGACGGAAGTGACAATACAAATTTTACGACAAGTTTTTGCCAGATTTGGGCTCCCAGAGGTGCTTGTGTCAGATAATTACTCGGCATTTGaatcagaaaattttcaacGTTTCATTAAAAGAAATGGAATTGAACACAAGAGTGGAGCACCATATTATCCAGCCTCAAACGGAGCAGCAGAAAATAGCGTGAAAACAATCAAACGGTTGTTGAAAACTGCATTAATGGAATCTACGAGTTCGGACCTCAACAAAGCGCTAAACAGTTTTCTGTTACAGTATAGAAATATTCCGTATGCTACTTCAAATGTGTCACCAGCACAAGCTCTACTTGGTCGAAATTTGAGAACAAGATTGGATCTCCTCCGTCCTATGCCGTCGAAAACGAGCACTAGAGTGGAAGAGAAACAAAAACAGCAAATTAGCAGTCATGCTGGGAAGACACCGTCACAAGAAAAATTTCAGAAGGGAGGAAAGAAATGGGTGgaaggaaaaattattaaatgtttggGTCCTAGGAGACGAAGGGTTTACATTCCGGAAATCGGAAAAACTTGGATACGTCACCTAGACCAACTCAGAGTAGCTGCACAAGAGTCTAATTCATCTGTAGATAAAATGGATGCTCCGAATAGACTGAGAGAATCCCCAAAGAAGACCACAATAAATGATACTGAAACGACTACGTGTTCGAAGACCCGGTCCGAACCAGTACAGCAAATTCCAGAGGAATTGAACCAGGAACCAGCAAAAGACCAATCTCCAATTGCGGTGGAAATTAAGGAGCTACCCAAACGCAATCGCACTGTTCCTCGCCGGTTAATTgaagaaatgtaa
- the LOC123292222 gene encoding trypsin-1-like codes for MNSLLILIIQTIVQCCLAYINLSDIDCGKSVVNRGARIVGGSATIPGQFPWMVSITRHGGHFCGGSIINKHWIVTAAHCICSGTGDFMVPKQLKVTIAQYDLREKNSGISYQMDVKNIVVHPEYTCNRVKNDIAMIQIKTSINWSNNVQPACLANSVYDSSYSKYEGSDATVIGWGWLNENTTVGRADILQRVNVKVFENLKCNNWYQSNGKKTIIRDSQMCAGVEHGGKDSCWADSGGPLMIRTEGKKMVIGIVSTGIGCARPRLPGLYTRVSDYIPWIQKVIS; via the exons ATGAATTCGTTATTGATCCTAATAATCCAAACGATTGTTCAATGTTGTCTTGCGTATATTAATT TGTCAGACATCGACTGTGGTAAATCAGTTGTAAATAGAGGAGCTCGAATTGTTGGCGGAAGTGCAACAATACCTGGCCAATTTCCATGGATGGTATCAATCACTCGACATGGTGGACATTTCTGTGGAGgtagtattattaataaacattggATTGTAACAGCTGCACATTGCATTTGCAG TGGTACAGGTGACTTTATGGTGCCAAAACAATTAAAGGTTACTATCGCTCAATATGATCTGCGAGAGAAAAATTCTGGCATATCATATCAAATggatgtaaaaaatattgttgtgcATCCAGAGTACACATGCAATCGTGTCAAAAATGATATTgcaatgattcaaataaaaacaagtattaATTGGTCCAATAATGTTCAACCAGCATGTTTAGCAAATTCAGTTTATGATTCAAGTTACAGCAAATACGAAGGATCTGATGCAACAGTCATTGGTTGGGGCTGGTTAAATGAAAATACTA CTGTGGGAAGAGCTGATATTTTACAACGCGTTAATGTTAAagtgtttgaaaatttgaaatgtaataaTTGGTATCaatcaaatggaaaaaaaaccATAATACGAGATAGTCAAATGTGTGCTGGCGTTGAACATGGAGGCAAAGACTCTTGTTGG gCTGATAGTGGTGGCCCTTTAATGATTCGTACAGAAGGAAAGAAGATGGTAATAGGAATTGTATCCACAGGTATTGGATGTGCTAGACCACGTTTACCAGGATTATATACCAGAGTTTCAGATTATATTCCTTGGattcaaaaagttatttcataA